Within the Nitratireductor basaltis genome, the region GAAAGTGGATCAGCTTATCAGGGTCTGCTGCTCCACCCAGAGCGTGGCCGATCCCGAAGTGTAGACATCATAGGTGCTGTCTCCAACCACCTGATCCGATCCCGTATCGGTGAAGCCTGCGGCATGAACCTGATCTCCGGTATTGCCGTCGATCCGCAACAGCCCGTTGTCGGACATGTCCAGCACATCCTGCTCGGTAATAGTCAGCTCATTGTTGCCCGACCCCGTTAGGTCCACGACATCGATACCCAATATGCTGAACTCGTCCAGCGCAGTCATGTCGATGTGGATACCGCCGCCTGAGAGGATCAGAGTGTCCTCGCCTTCACCACCATCAATGCGCTTGAAAGCGGTGTCTGCGACGATGAAGTGATCATCTCCACCATAGCCAAGCAATGTATCCGCTCCTCCGCCACCGGTGATCTTGTCGGAGGACGCGCCGCCGGTAATCCAGTCATCGGCATTGGTGCCCTCCAACACCATCCACTGGGAGGTGCGACTTGTGCCGTAGATGAGGTGCGCTGTTCCAGGAGTACCGCTTGGTCTGGGTGCACCTAACAGCAGATCGTCGAACCCGTCGCCATTAACATCACCCGCAGCGGTGACCGATTTGCCGGCATGTCCGGTTTTGCTTCCCGAAGCACGCCCCACGACCTTGAACCCATCCTGAGTGGACAAGTCAGTTACATCAACTGTACCCAAACCTCCGCTCTTGCCGTAGATGATGTATGCGGAACCGGTCCCTGAACCCTTCTCGTCGGAATCCGGGACACTGACAATAATGTCATCCAACCCGTCCCCGTCCACATCGCCCGCTGACGAGACTACTGCACCCAATTCGCCTTCGGCGAGCACGCCTCTGATTTCGGTGCCCTGTGCGGGTGTGAGTGTGCTCAAATCGATGCTGCTCAGACCTGCACCGCCGAAGATCACGTAGGCGCTCCCGGTATCGGTGCCATTGTGGTCGGTCCCGGGCGCACCAATGAGGAAGTCCTCAATGCCATCACCGTTAAAATCGCCGGCGCTGGATACGGATGCGCCCAGACGGTCACCCGCAGCCAGACCACTTACCTTGAAGCCGTCACTCGCAGAAAAACTTGAAAGATCAATGTCGGCCCAACCCGTGGATTTGCCATAGACGATGTAGGCAGCACCGCTTGCTGTGCCGTTGGGGTCCTGTCCGACAGCACCTATGAGGAAGTCGTTGAACCCGTCGCCGTTGACGTCACCGAGAATGGAAACAGACTCTCCCAGAGTGTCACCAGCCAGATCACCGGTAATGCGAATGCCATCTGCCGGTGAGAGCGTATTGAGAGCGATATTGGAAGACGTTCCTGCCTTGCCGAATACGAGGTAGGCTGCACCTGCATTGGCGCCTCCTCCAGCGTTTTTCGTAGCGCCAAGGAGCATGTCATCGATACCATCACCATTCACGTCGCCTGCCGATGACACCGAAGACCCGGTCTGGTTGAACCCGGAATTGGTCAAAGTGTATCCGTCGGTGGCTGGCATGCTGGATATATTGAAGTTAGTATGTCCAGCCTTTCCATAGATCACATAGGCTCGGCCAGCCTCGGAATTCGCCGTACCGTAGCGATGTGCCCCAACAAGGAGGTCGGCTAGGCCATCACCGTTCAGGTCACCGCTACCGGAGATGGAAAAGCCGAGATAGTCATACTCGCTTTCGGCGCGCACGCGGAACCCTTGATCCACAGTCAGTGCGCCAAGGTTCAGTCCATCCAGGCGTTCGCCTTCCTTCCCGTAGATCACGTAGATCGCACCCGCGTTTTGACCCACGGCATCATTGCCGTAGCCGCTCAGAACAAAATCGTCGATCCCGTCCCCATTGAAGTCGCCAATATTGCTCAAGTACCGCCCCACTAGATCATCGGCGTTCTGGCCTACAAACTGCGCGTCGTGTATCAATCCGAGGTCATCCACGCGATCGACAATCGAGATCGTGCGCGCCTCTTCAGAGTACAGGCCATTGATGCCGGTTATTCTCGCGGTGATGTCTGCGGTCATACCTCCTGTCAGGGAGGAAATATCGATCACATCGCTTTCCCAGAACCCGCTAGCGTCAGCAGCAACTGACGAAAGAGGTGCACCATCAAGAAAAAATTCTACGATGGCACCCGGGTCGGCTTGCCCGGACAACTGGAAGTCTTGCGCATGAGTGACGTAGTCGTCTGCCACTTCATAGTCGTTCGACATCGCTTCGAGCGTGAGGAATGGCGTGGTGGTATCGACAGTTACCTCGAAGGGTGTAGAATTGGCTGAGGTATTTCCCGCAATGTCTGTCTGCGCTGCAACCACCTCCCATCGTCCGTCCGCCATGGCGGTGAAATTCTCGAACTCCCACGACGTCCCGGTTGTGATGGCGACGTCGCTGAAGTTCTCGACCGCGTTGCCCAGTTCGTCATAACGGGTCAGCGTCAGGACCACCGTCGCTCCGTCTTCACAGGTACCTGCGAAGCTCGGCGTATCATCACTGGTGATAAAGTCGCCCTGCACACCTGTATCATCGGAAAAGCTGTCGATGGTCGGGGGAGCCACGACAGTGTCCACCGTCACCGGGAGGCTGTTGGAGACCGTCGAGACATTGCCTGCAATGTCGGTCTGGATCGCCGTCGCCGTCCATGTTCCGTCAGCCAGATCAGCCGGCGGGGTGAAGGACCACGAGCCGCCGGCCACCGTTGCCGTGCCCGTAATGGTGCCACCAGCACCATCATCAAGCGTGATTTCGACCAGTGCGCCGTCTTCGCCCGTACCGGTGAAGGTCGGTGTGGCGTCATTGGTGATGCCATCGGCCGGGTCAGCGCCCGTGTCATCGGTGAAGCTGTCGATAGTGGGCGGGGCCACGACAGTATCAACAGTGACGGGGAAGCTGTTCGACGGAACCGACACATTGCCGGCAATGTCAGTCTGGATCGCGGTCGCCGTCCAGGTGCCATCGGCCAGATCGGCAGGCGGGGTGAAGGTCCAGGAACCGCCGGTTACCGTTGCGGTGCCCGTGATGGTGCCGCCAGCGCCATCATCAAGCGTGATCTCGACCAGCGCGCCGTCTTCGCCCGTACCGGTGAAGGTCGGTGTCGCATCATTGGTGATGCCATCGGCCGGGTCAGCGCCCGTGTCATCGTTGAAGCTGTCGATAGTGGGTGGAATGATGGTCGTGTCCACCGTCACCGGGAGACTGTTCGACGGACCGGATACATTGCCCGCAATGTCGGTCTGGATGGCGGTCGCCGTCCAGGTGCCGTCAGCCAGATCAGCCGGCGGGGTGAAGGACCACGAACCGCCTGTCACCGTCGCGGTGCCTGTGACCGTACCACCTGCACCATCATCAAGCGTGATTTCGACCACCGCCCCCTCTTCACCCGTGCCGGTGAATGTGGGTGTGGCATCATTGGTGATGCCGTCAGCGGGATCAACGCCGGCATCATCACTGAAGCTGTCGATAGTCGGCGGGATGATGGTCGTGTCGACTGTCACCGGGAACGGAGGTGTAGACGGACCCGACACATTGCCCGCAATGTCCGTCTGAATGGCCGTCGCCGTCCAGGTGCCATCGGCCAGATCGGCAGGCGGCGTGAAGGTCCAGGTGCCGCCTGTGACCGTTGCTGTGCCCGTGACCGTGCCACCTGCATCATCGTTCAGCGTGATCTCTACCACCGCGCCTTCCTCACCGGTGCCGGTGAAGGTGGGTGTGGCATCATTTGTGATGCCGTCGGCCGGGTCCACGCCCGTATCATCGCTGAAGCTGTCGATGGTTGGCGGGATGATGGTCGTATCCACCGTTACAGGGAATGGAGGTGTCGAGGGAGCCGAGACATTGCCTGCAATGTCGGTCTGGATCGCCGTCGCCGTCCATGTGCCATCGGCCAGATCAGCCGGCGGAGTGAAACTCCACGATCCGCCTGTCACCGTTGCGGTGCCGGTTACGGTTCCGCCTGCACCATCATCAAGCGTGATCTCGACCAGAGCACCTTCCTCGCCCGTACCGGTAAAGGTCGGTGTAGCATCATTGGTGGTGCCATCGGCCGGGTCGGCGCCGGTGTCATCGGTGAAGCTGTCGATAGTGGGTGGAACGATGGTCGTGTCCACGGTCACTGGCAAACTGTTCGACGGACCCGACACATTGCCTGCAATGTCCGTCTGGACGGCCGTCGCTGTCCATGTGCCGTCAGCCAGATCCGCAGGCGGGGTGAAGGTCCACGAGCCGCCCGTCACCGTTGCCGTGCCGGTTACGGTTCCGCCTGCACCATCATCAAGGGTGATCTCGACGGTTGCGCCCTCTTCGCCGGTTCCGGAGATGGTTGGAGATGCGTCATTGGTGATGCCGTCATTCGCATCCGCGCCCGTGTCATCGGCAAAGCTGTCGATGGTCGGTGGATCGATCATGCTGTCGACCGTTACCGTCAGCGGAAGGGATGGCGGTGAAACGGGATTTCCCGCGACGTCCTGCTGCGTGGCTGTGACGACATAGGTTCCGTCCGGCAGCACTGTTGCGGAGTGATCGAGCGTCCAGTTGCCATTGGCATCCGCTGTGCAGGTGCCGATGATATCCACGCCGGTATAGACCGTAACTGTCGCGCCGGGTTCGGCCGTGCCGGAGAATATCAGCGTGTTGTCGCTGGTCACGCCATCTCCCACCACGCCCGTATCATCGGCGAAACTGTCGACGGTGGGAGGCTGGGATGGCAAGGGCGTCAGTCCGCCGCCATTCGTATCCACCGTCACGTCCAAAGGCAGCGAGGGGGCAGATGGCGGATTGCCCGCGACGTCCTGCTGCGTGGCCGTGACCTGATGCTCGCCGTCACCGAGGATCGTGCCTGTGTGATCGAAGGTCCAGGTGCCATTGACATCGGCGACAACACTTCCTGCCTCGACCCCGTCGATGGAAACGGTCACGATCGCCCCGGCCTCTGCGGTCCCCGAGAACATCAGGGTCGCATCATTGGTGATGCCGTCGCCTTCGACACCGCTGTCATCGGCGAAGGTGTCCACCGTCGGCGGTGCCGAAGGAGCAGGTGTTGCCCCGCCGCCATTGGTGTCGACGGTCACACTCATCGGGTTGGACGCAGCCGATGGCGGATTGCCGGCCATGTCCTGCTGTGTCGCGGTGACAACGTAATCCCCGTCAGGCAGGACCTGGGCGCTGTTGTCGAAGCTCCAGCTGCCATCTGTCCCCACCGTCGTCGTGCCGATCGGTTGGCCGTCGATATGGACCGTCACAACCGAACCTGCCTTGCCTGTGCCCGAGAAAACGAGTGTCGCGTCGTTGGTGATGCCGTCGCCCACCACGCCCGTATCGTCCGCGAAGCTGTCAACGGTCGGGGGCGCGGATGGCTGAGGCGTGGCTCCGCCGCCATTGGTGTCTATCGTGAGATCAAGGGGCGCAGAGGGCGCCGAAGCCGGATTGCCGGCTGCATCACCCTGTATCGCGGTAATGCTGTGATCCCCATCGGGCAGCACGGTGGCCGTATGGTCGAACGACCAGTCGCCATCAGCATCAGCCATGGTGGTGCCGACTTCGACGCCATCCACGAAAACAGTGACAGTCGCACCGGGTTCGGCTGTGCCGCCAAAGATCAGGGTCGCGTCATTGGTAAGACCGTCTCCCACAATGCCGCTATCATCTGCAAAGCTGTCGACCGTGGGTGGCGCTGACGGCTGGG harbors:
- a CDS encoding Ig-like domain repeat protein → MDILLEFTTPSDNQAKQATLTGAQPSFDVSGLAITRLHVRRGEIQDFQRSGDDLVLYLDSGGTVVLVDFFEEDEEAARPELHLLDDDSDCFVHLGFADDLPGVLNEIVLDEACSNAGFAGFGGLGGLTAPLLLGLGAAGAAGAAILLSDDDDGGAAPPARIPEAPKLVEVAPDSGLPGDGVTNDNMPTIMGTSSEPDGTVITLYLDGEVVGYGTVVDGRWSVELRELLADGTHSFTATQETSSGEVSTPSEPFDVVIDTNGGGANPLPSTPPTVDAFADDTGTVGDGITSDATLFFSGTGEPGSIVTVYIDGTAIGEIAVAADGSWRLDHTDTVLADDTYLITATQKDIAGNPASDHSAPLEVTVDTNGGGTDPRPSAPPTVDGFADDNGVPGDGITNDPTLIFSGTGEPGNTIELFIDGEPVGTQTVQEDGSWSFDHSAVVLPDGTYTITATQTDPAGNPASEPSAPLEVTVDTNGGGETPLPVAPPTVESFETDSGIIGDGITNDATLVFAGTAKPGSTVTVFLDALEIGTALADAQGNWTLDHSQTVLPDGTYSITATQQDVAGNPPSQASAPLQVTVDTNGGGETPLPSAPPTVDSFADDSGIVGDGITNDATLVFTGTGEAGSTVTVHVDGEPIGTATVGADGTWSLDHSQTVLPDGAHVITATQEDAAGNPPSAPSAPLKLAIDTNGGGATPAPSAPPTVDSFAMDSGVIGDGITNDATLVFAGSAKPGATVTLFIDDVEIGTALADANGDWTLDHTAVILPDGLHSVTATQQDVAGNPPSEASAPLDVTVDTNGGGDTPQPSAPPTVDSFADDSGIVGDGLTNDATLIFGGTAEPGATVTVFVDGVEVGTTMADADGDWSFDHTATVLPDGDHSITAIQGDAAGNPASAPSAPLDLTIDTNGGGATPQPSAPPTVDSFADDTGVVGDGITNDATLVFSGTGKAGSVVTVHIDGQPIGTTTVGTDGSWSFDNSAQVLPDGDYVVTATQQDMAGNPPSAASNPMSVTVDTNGGGATPAPSAPPTVDTFADDSGVEGDGITNDATLMFSGTAEAGAIVTVSIDGVEAGSVVADVNGTWTFDHTGTILGDGEHQVTATQQDVAGNPPSAPSLPLDVTVDTNGGGLTPLPSQPPTVDSFADDTGVVGDGVTSDNTLIFSGTAEPGATVTVYTGVDIIGTCTADANGNWTLDHSATVLPDGTYVVTATQQDVAGNPVSPPSLPLTVTVDSMIDPPTIDSFADDTGADANDGITNDASPTISGTGEEGATVEITLDDGAGGTVTGTATVTGGSWTFTPPADLADGTWTATAVQTDIAGNVSGPSNSLPVTVDTTIVPPTIDSFTDDTGADPADGTTNDATPTFTGTGEEGALVEITLDDGAGGTVTGTATVTGGSWSFTPPADLADGTWTATAIQTDIAGNVSAPSTPPFPVTVDTTIIPPTIDSFSDDTGVDPADGITNDATPTFTGTGEEGAVVEITLNDDAGGTVTGTATVTGGTWTFTPPADLADGTWTATAIQTDIAGNVSGPSTPPFPVTVDTTIIPPTIDSFSDDAGVDPADGITNDATPTFTGTGEEGAVVEITLDDGAGGTVTGTATVTGGSWSFTPPADLADGTWTATAIQTDIAGNVSGPSNSLPVTVDTTIIPPTIDSFNDDTGADPADGITNDATPTFTGTGEDGALVEITLDDGAGGTITGTATVTGGSWTFTPPADLADGTWTATAIQTDIAGNVSVPSNSFPVTVDTVVAPPTIDSFTDDTGADPADGITNDATPTFTGTGEDGALVEITLDDGAGGTITGTATVAGGSWSFTPPADLADGTWTATAIQTDIAGNVSTVSNSLPVTVDTVVAPPTIDSFSDDTGVQGDFITSDDTPSFAGTCEDGATVVLTLTRYDELGNAVENFSDVAITTGTSWEFENFTAMADGRWEVVAAQTDIAGNTSANSTPFEVTVDTTTPFLTLEAMSNDYEVADDYVTHAQDFQLSGQADPGAIVEFFLDGAPLSSVAADASGFWESDVIDISSLTGGMTADITARITGINGLYSEEARTISIVDRVDDLGLIHDAQFVGQNADDLVGRYLSNIGDFNGDGIDDFVLSGYGNDAVGQNAGAIYVIYGKEGERLDGLNLGALTVDQGFRVRAESEYDYLGFSISGSGDLNGDGLADLLVGAHRYGTANSEAGRAYVIYGKAGHTNFNISSMPATDGYTLTNSGFNQTGSSVSSAGDVNGDGIDDMLLGATKNAGGGANAGAAYLVFGKAGTSSNIALNTLSPADGIRITGDLAGDTLGESVSILGDVNGDGFNDFLIGAVGQDPNGTASGAAYIVYGKSTGWADIDLSSFSASDGFKVSGLAAGDRLGASVSSAGDFNGDGIEDFLIGAPGTDHNGTDTGSAYVIFGGAGLSSIDLSTLTPAQGTEIRGVLAEGELGAVVSSAGDVDGDGLDDIIVSVPDSDEKGSGTGSAYIIYGKSGGLGTVDVTDLSTQDGFKVVGRASGSKTGHAGKSVTAAGDVNGDGFDDLLLGAPRPSGTPGTAHLIYGTSRTSQWMVLEGTNADDWITGGASSDKITGGGGADTLLGYGGDDHFIVADTAFKRIDGGEGEDTLILSGGGIHIDMTALDEFSILGIDVVDLTGSGNNELTITEQDVLDMSDNGLLRIDGNTGDQVHAAGFTDTGSDQVVGDSTYDVYTSGSATLWVEQQTLIS